A segment of the uncultured Desulfobulbus sp. genome:
GGACCACCCAGTCGGAAACCAGTGCCCATCGTGACCTGGCCAACTGGGTCTATAACAAATTCGCCTCCTATGTTACCCGGTTTAAAGTGCAGGATTTGACGTCCGGCTTTCGCCTGGTTCGGCTATCCGTGGCCAAGCAGTTTATTTACCTCTTGCCCAATACCTTTTCCTACCCTTCCACACTGACTCTTGGCTACCTCCGTAGCGGTCGCAGCGTTAAGTATATCCCTATCCAGACAAAAGCCAGAAAAGGGAAAAGTAAAATTAAACTGCTGCGAGACGGGACACGTTTTTTCCTGATTATCACCAAGATCGCGACTCTCTTTTCGCCGTTCCGGGTGTTTCTGCCGATGAGTTTTTTCTTTTTTATGACAGGTAGTTGCTACTATAGCTATACTTTTGTGACTCAGGGGCGGTTCACCAATATGTCGGCTTTATTGTTCAACAGTTCCATCATTATATTTATGATTGGTTTAGTCGCAGAGCAGATTAGCCAGATGCGTTATGATCGGGTGGAGTAATAAGTGCCTTGATGAAACCCAAACTGCTTGTCGTTACTTCTACCTTCCCTCGTTGGCCAGACGATACCGACCCTCCCTTTGTTTATGAACTTTCCCGAAGGTTGACCGATACTTTTGATGTCACGGTGCACACACCACATTACCCTGGCGCTTTGGAAAATGAGCAGATGGGAGGGGTGCGGATTCATCGTTTTCGCTATTTTTTTACCGATTTTGAGCGGTTAGCCGGTGGGCAAGGGATTGTCCCCAAACTTCGGCGCAGCAAACTGTATTACTTCTTGCTTCCTTTTTTCCTTTTTGCCCAATTTTTCTCCCTGCTACTGCTCATTGTCAAAATTCGTCCTGATGTGATTCACGCTCATTGGCTGATCCCACAGGGTTTTTGGGCTATTGCCGCCAAAAAAATATTCAAAATTCCGGTGATCATTACAGCCCACGGGGCCGACGTGTTCAGTTTTCGGAGCCAGGCCCTCAACATGGTAAAAAAATGGATCGTCAATAATGCTGATCGGATGGTCACGGTCAGCTCAGCACTGGCTCGTGTGCTCTGCGATGATACCCACAGTCACCGGCAACCGGATATTATCCCTATGGGTGTGGACGCCTCACTCTTTTCTCCTGAGAAAAAGCGCCAAGCGATCAGGGATCAATTTGGAATTCATGGTCCATTTCTGCTTTTTGTCGGGCGCTTGACAGAGATAAAGGGGGGGCAGTATCTCATCGATGCTATGCCTAAGGTTATTGAACAATTTCCAGAAGCTAAACTTTTGATCGTCGGACATGGAGAAATGGAACAAGAACTGCGTGCACAGGCACGAATGTACGGCTTTGAAGAAGTTGTTCTGTTTGCCGGAGGCATAGCAAATATGCAACTTCCCGCCTACTATGCAACCGCAGATATATTCATCGGCCCATCTATACAACTGGAAGGTGGCGATATAGAAGGGTTCGGGTTAACCTTTGTTGAGGCGATGATGAGTGGTTGCTTGGTAATAGGCACCAGAGTCGGCGGGATTGAGGACATCATTCAAGATGGCGACACGGGCTATCTAGTGCCGCCCGCAGATGCTAACGTCTTATCCGCTAAAATTGTCGATGTCATTACTGCTATCAATCAACTCAATATTATGAGGGTAAAAGCAAGAAATGCGGCTGTCGGTCAATTTGATTGGAACCTAATAACTGCCAAATATAAAAATGCGTATCTGGCTCATTTGTAAACGATATTACACTAACAAGGATTTAATAAAAGATCGGTTTGGCCGCCTCTATCATCTACCGAAGCAATGGGTGGCCAATGGTGCTGAAGTTTGGGTGAACGCCATAGATTATCGCAATAGCAACTGCGATGAATTGACAATAGAAGGGATTCATTTTCAAACCACTCCAGCAACATTGGCGAACATATTGCCCCTTCCGTATTCACTGTACCGTTATTGCCGGAGGGTAAAACCCGATATTATTCTTGCCAGCGGTGACAGCCATATCGGGTTCATGGCATTGCTTATCGCCAAAAAACTCAACGTACCCTTTGTCTTTGATGTTTACGACTATTACCCGGTATTTAAAGGCAATCGTATTCTCGGCATGAAAACCATGTTCCGGTACGCAGTTCAGAAGGCTGATTTGGTCCTCTGTGCCAGCATACCGTTGCTAGACAGGCTTGCCTGCCTAAATCATAATCGGCTGTTGGTGGAAAACGGTGTGGATACTGCTCTCTTTGCTCCAATAGCAATGTCCCAGGCCAGAAAAGCCTTACATCTGGAACAAGAGGGTATTTTTATCGGCTATTTCGGTTCTATTAACGTGGCACGTGGGCCGCTGTTGATTGAAGCCTGCCGAATGCTCCGGAAAGATTTCCCCCCCCTGCAGTTGTTGCTGGCTGGCAAGGTTGATGGCGTCGAGTTGAACGACACCTGGATACGGTATTTGGGCAATCTGCCGCAAAGAGATATCCCCACGTTAATCAATGCCTGCAATGTGGTCACAATACCTTATGCCGATACGCCGTTTAACCGTATGTGTGGAGCCTGCAAAATTGGCGAATATCTCGCATGCGGCAAACCGGTGGTGGCAACATGTGTTTCAGGACACGAGTTGATATTTTCCGGTATGGTGGCAACAGTCTGTGAACCAACCTCCCAAGGGGTGGCAGATGCCGTGAAGAAACAATTAGTGGCCCCTGAGATAATGGGCTTTCCGACGCATTTGGGTTGGGAAAATATTGGCAAAACTGTGCAAAAAAAACTGCAAGGCATCATCCAAAAATGATTGGTACGGTACAGTGGCAAAAGTTCCTGAATTATTTATTGTCATCACCGATTTTAACGGGTTTCAGCAAACGAAGAATTGCCTTGATGCTTTAAGGAGAAGTGTTTACCAGGATTTTACCGTTGTGGTAGTTGATCATGGCACGACCAGTGAAACGCAGCAATCCTTGGAGCGAGAGTATCCGGACGTGGTGCGCATTGTTGGTTCTCCTGAGCTTTGGTGGACCGGTGCCACTAACCTCGGTGTCCGTCATGCACTCAATTGCGGTGCCGAACTGGTCATGCTGCTCAATAACGATTGTTATGTGACTCCGGAAACGATTGGGGAATTAATCGCACTTTGGCGAGAAAATCCACCAGCGCTTATTGCCCCAGTTCAGCGTGATTGGAAAACAAGGGAAATATTATCCATCACTCCCCGCAGTTGTTTCCTGTTGGGATTTCCGACCATTCCTGGCCCGAAGATTTTAACTGCCGCGATGTATGATCAACGTTTACTACCAACTCGGCTTATTGTCGGAGGTAGAGGGGTATTAATCCCTGTCTCGATTTTTCAAGAGATAGGGTTATTAGATGAGCGTAATTTACCGCATTACGGAGCTGATCATGATTTCTATATGCGGGCATTATCTGAGGGTATTCCTTTGTTTGCCGCAGCTAGGGCTATCGTTGAAATCGACGCAAAGCGAACAACGATAGCAATTGATATGCGAAGTTTAAGTTGGAAAAATTGGTTGGAGACTTTATTTAGTTTCAAATCGCATAAAAATTTGAAGCACATATCTACTTTGTTTTTTAAACATTATCCTGTAAAAAATTTTTATATAGTTGGTGTTTTTTTATATCTTATGAGATATTTAATTTTATATTTATGGTGCAAGATTAAATTAATTTTTTAAATAGCATCAATAGTATTGATTACAACATTATAGAATATATATTTGGAATAGTTATAAATGAAATTTTTTTGTGTTACGCCGTGTTTAAATTCTGAACAAACTATTGAACGAACAGTTCGTTCGATAGTTGAGCAGACTGTTTTTAAAAGTAGTGATAATTATTTGTATTATATAATATGCGACGGATTATCTTCAGATAATACTGTTGGTGTAGTTAAAAAATTTATAGATAATAATAAATTAAATAATAATATTAAAGTATTTGTAATTTCAGAAAAAGATAAAGGAATGTATGATGCTATTGCTAAAGGATTTGATTTGTCTCCTGTATGCGATGTATATTCGTATTTAAATTCTGGAGATTATTACTCTCCTTATGCATTTGAAATAGTATCTAGTGTGTTTAATGATTGTGGTGTTAGATTTCTTACTGGTGCAAATGTATATTATAACGAAAATGGATACATGGTAAATTTTTTTATACCTATTAGGTATAAAAAAGAATTATTGTTAAAGGGCTTTTATGGTAAAATTCTCCCATTTGTGCAGCAAGAGTCAACTTTTTGGGGTAATGAAATGCATGAAATGATTGATACTGTCACTTTTAGAGAGTTGAAATATGCAGGTGACTATTATTTATGGAAAACATTTATTAAAAAAAGTAATTTATATATTGTACATGCCTGGCTTGGTGGATTTTCAAAGCATGAAAATCAGCTAAGTGTAATTAATTACAATGATTATATTGATGAAATGAATATTTTAAGTGAAAAATATAATTTAAAAAATTTGATCGAATCGTTTTTTGAGTTATTTATTTTGTACTTCCCCGAAAGTGTGAAGAGGAAATATTTCAATAATGTGATTGTTTATGATAATTTGTTAGGTAAATATAAGATTATTAAAAAATAATAAAATCGTCTGATTTATTTATAAAAGATGATTTATTATTAAATGTGTATATAATAAATAATTATATGAATAAAGAATATTTTTATAAAAAAATAAATGCTATTTTTTCACTGTTTGGATTTAAAATAGTTAGAAATATTTCTGATGATCTAAGCATGGAGTCTATGATAAAGAGACTTTCGTTGCTTAACATTAACATTAATACAATAGTTGACATTGGTGCTTCTGATGGGAAGTGGAGCGTATCTTGTATGGATTATTTTCCACGGGCTCAATATTTGGCGATTGAACCTCTTGAGGAAAGAAAAGAGCCGCTTGAAGTTTGTAAATCTAGGTTTAAAAATTTTAATTACGCTCTGTGTGTGGCGGGGGATATTGATGGCGGAGAGGTGGGCCTTAAGGTTACAGAAGACCTTGATGGGAGCACTATTGATGGGATCAATCAAGGCGTCTTAAGGTTGTGTCGAATGCGCTCGGTAGATTCATTGATTTCAGAGTTAAGTTTGCCTGGCCCCTATCTAATAAAATTTGATACTCATGGCTATGAAATTCCAATTCTTTCTGGGTGTAAAAAAATATTGCTGAATACTAATGCTATAATTATGGAGACTTATAATTTTGATATATCTCCAAAATCAATAATGTTTTATGAGATGTGTATCCACATGAATAAGTTGGGATTTAGATCTGCGAATTTGGCTAATCCAATGCTGCGGTTATATGATAAAATGTTCTGGCAGTGTGATATTTTATTTTTAAGAAATGATCATGAATCATTTTTTTATAGAAATTATAGATAAGTCAAAGACCACCGGCAAAGCCGGTGGCTTGAAAGACTGGGAGCCGCTCAAAGCGGCATATGCAACTGATCCACTGACCACCCTTGGTGGTCAAGTTGTTGGCAAGATCCAGCAATAAAATATCACGAGTTCGCATCTATTATCTTTCGATTCTGACTCTTGTTGTTTTGTGTGAGTATAAGCAAAAACTGATGCTCCGGTATTCGTTGATCGATTCCTCATTGAAATCTGGGAATTAAGCATCAGAAAAAATTGTGTTGATTCTTGCCTATGCTCTTTGCATTGTTGATCTCAACAAAGACGATCAAGAACGCAATCAATTGTTTCTTTTCTGCAATCCAGTAACCGTCAAACTGTTGGAGTCCCCCGGCAAAGCCGGGGGGTTACCCAAGGGAAATTAATTCGGATTCTTCTTATATTTTTTTGACTCACTTTGAACTGTTCTAACGATTTAAGTAAGTATTTTATTAAAAAACAGGAAAATATTTGCGTATTGCAAGCTAGCTTCGGGCTAAATTCGAGCGTTGTGTTTATAGACCAGAGTCTGCCCGCGTGACATAAGTTACAGCCTGGAACAGCAACTTTCCACAGATGCGGCGACGTTTGATGCCAAGTTGGATTAGTGTCGATGGCTCAGTCGATACCAAAGAGGCGGCCTGTGTCCTCAAGGCAACTTCCATTGCAACGGTTAGGCTGCTCGCATCGCCAGCCTTATAAAAAGAGACCGTTGAGTCATTAATCTCTGTATTTACAGGAATGTCTGATACTATTGACTTCGTCCCTAGAGCAACAGCGTCATAGACGGCACCACCACCAGGACCGCCTTCGAACAGCGTTGGTTGGACGAGTGCAACCGCGCCTCGCAACAGGGACAGTTGGTCGACTTTGGGAATTAGACCGAGCGGGTGGATTCGGTTGTATGTACGGTCTCGACGAACTTGCTCCATCAACCCTGTGAAATAATCAGGAAAACGGTGGTCCGTTGTTGCTCCGGTGCATACCAGCGACAGTTTGGGATGACGTTTTGCTACCTCTGCGAATGCCTTGAAGGCCGTTCCGTGATCCTTGTGCTTCCAGAACTGGTTGCAGATAATAAAATACGGTTTTTGTACTTCATAGCGGGCAATGGCCTCTTCAGGGGGGACTGCAAAAGCATCGTTTGAAGCAGCGGGGCTAAATGGCATAACAAAAACCCGAGCACGCCGATTTGGATAAAAAAAATCAATATCTTTTGCAACGTCCCTCGCATTGACAATCACGGCATCCGCACTATTGAGCATCTGGGCAAACGCTTGGTCGCGTTCAGTTCGTTCATGGTCGCTGAAGAATTGTGGCAGATGCTTGTGTTGGAAATCGAAAATGTACCCTACCCACGGAGTGCGCCCTGCCGGTAGGGGATTAATTGCCGGTAGCAAAGCCTCAAGTTTCAGACGCCGGCTAGCTAACGCAATGGAATTAGGGCCTTGATCGATTTTATGCAGTGTGGCGCTGGTCCCCTCAAATGCCCCTTCCAAATGGATAGGGGGCGGCCGATCCGCATCCATCGTGGTTCTGCCTAACTTGGCTCGTGTCCAGTTGCGAAGATTGTGCAACTGCACGAGCGGACCACATGTTGGAATCAGTACATGCAATTCTGCTTCGGGAGCGGCAAGTTGCAGACTGGTAGCTATTAGTCGAAGAAAGTCAATGCCTCCTCCCCAATTGGCGAAACCATGGGCTAGAAGGCCGATCCGGCGTGGCCTGCTTGGAGAAAGGAGATTAGGCGTGTGAGGATTTTCGGAGGAAACGTAGCCATTCATAGGTCCTTCATGTGCGCTGTAGCGCCAATATATGAGCCGCCGGGCGGCATTCTATGGTTGACTGTCGGGATAGCTTGGCAAATGGCTCAGTTTTGGTGGCTCACTCGCTCTCGCGATCTAACATTATCCATTTTTTCTCTTTCTTATCAACTCGACTGCTGGATTTCCGATAACTGTCGTGAAGGGAGGAACACTCTTTGTGACCAGCGAACCCATCCCAATAATTGAACCTTTTCCAATAACGATCGGTCTTTCATTTGTTCCATTTCTAATTGTTACACCAGTTCCAATATAAGCATAATCCTCAATTACAACTTTTCCGTTGCAGTGAACACTCGGGGCAAATGTGACAAAATCACCGATAACGCAATCGTGAGCCACATATGAATATATGTTTGAATGAAAAAATTTTCCAATTTTTGCGTCAGATGTAATGGTTGTAAAAGGACAAAGAATTGCTCCTTCGCCAATATCGTTATTGTCAAAAATTATAGAATTTAACGCTCTTATTGTAAAAGGTTTAATATTGAAATTAATCATTTTTTTTGAAATTTTTTCACGAGATTTGTAGTCAGATATAGCAACGTTGAAATATTTATTTGAAGATTTTATCGAAATAAATTCTGATTCGTCAATCACATTGTGCCCGTTGATTGCAAATTTTTGATTCTTATTCTTTACGACAAAAACCAATTCATATTTATTAGAATTTGATCCTTTAAGATTTGCTATCATTTGACGTGCAACTGGCATGACTTCTCGACCAAATCCTCCTGCACCGATTATTCCGTAAATTTCTGGTAAATTACTCATCTCTCAACTCCTCTTTTTGATTGCATAACCAAGTGATCACTTAACACTGTCGAAATAGGTGGTGATGGAGTGGATCACCGTGTCAAGTTGATCGCGAGTCATACCTGGCCAACTCGGTAGGTTGATGCCACGCCAGGCCAAGTCTTCAGCAATTTTGTGTTTGCGGAAGTTCTTCGAATACATCGGCATAGTATGTATCGGATAGAACAGTGGCCGCGTCTCGATGCCCGCATCAGCTAGATACTTGCGCAAAGGATCGCGCAGGTCAGCACATCCTACGAGGATAGAGAACATCCAATAGCTGTGGACCGTGCCGGGTGTTTCTGCATGAACCTCCACCGGCAGGCTGCATAGCTTAGATGTGTAGTATTCTGCCAAGCTACGTTTGCGCAAGATGAATTCGTCAGCCCGTTCCAATTGCGCAAGGCCGATCGCTGCTTGGATGTTACTCATACGATAGTTGTAACCAACAACATCGTGCCAGTACTCACGGTGCGCGGCCAGGCCCTGACCTTTCAGGTGACGGGCGCGTTCCATCAGCGTTTTGTCGTTTGAGACCACCATGCCTCCCTCACCGGTGGTGATCGTCTTGTTGCCGTAGAAGCTGAAGGTCGAGATATCGCCGAATGTGCCGACATGGCGGCCCTTGTAGAGAGTTCCGAAAGCCTCGGCGCAATCTTCGATGATGAAAAGGCGGTGTTCTTTCGCAATGGAGATTAATGCCTCCATATCACAAGCCTGTCCGTATAAGTGCACAGGCATGATCGCACGGGTGCGTGGGGTGATATACCGCCGAACATCGTCTGGGTCGATCTGCCAGGTAGACCGCAGAGAATCGACGAAGACCGGCGTTGCGCCGGTATATGCGATAGAGTTGGCCGAGGAAATGTACGTCAATGTTGGCACGATCACCTCGTCCCCGGGACCTATTCCTAGAGCCATGAGAGCTAAGTGGAGTGCCACTGTACCGTTACTGACGGAAGCCGCATGTGCGACACCGATTCGCGCAGCAAAGCGATCCTCGAATTCAGTAATAAAACGCCCGCGTGATGAGATCCACGAAGAATCCAAACATTCATTGACGTATTTTCGTTCATTTCCTCTCAAATCTGGTTGGTAAATTGGAATTTTATAGTTGCTCACAAGTTACTCCTTTGTATTAAGTATGCGCCTAAAGATGTAGACTTGACCAGGAACTGAGATGAGACAGTATGCTATGATGGTTGAAAGTACAGTGCCAGTAGCTCCTAACAAGGGCGTTAACGCCCACTTGACGGCAAAAGCGGTGCTTGCCATGACTATAGCTATGGACAGCTGAGCCCTTAGAATATTGGCGCTATTCATAAAAGCAGCTGTTACATTGGCCACACCATCAATTACTGTCCAGGTAGCAAGTGTCAACAGTAAGCCCAAGGCAGGTTGAAGCGGTGATTGAAGCCAATGCTCCAGTATCCATGGCATAGCACTTATGAGAATACCAGTTCCTACGGTTGTCAATATTACAGCAACGAATATGCCCCGCCGTAAAGCCATCCTTGCCCAGCACAGGTTATTGCTAGCTATTGCATCGCCAAAAGCTGGCCAAAGACCCAGCATGGCGGCGTTCAGAATCATTGATATAAAGAGAAACAATTTCTGAACTAACGCAAAATCGCCGTACACACTTTGTCCCAAAATTTGGGTTATAACTATTGCGTCCGACTGAAAGGCAAAGGCCGCTGCTAGTTGTAGCAAAAAGAACATGCCCCCGGTTTTTAACAGTAACCTGACAGTTTGTTCATCTGCTAAGCGCCACCAGTTTTGCCCATTGAACATATCAAAATGATGAAGCCATATTAATGAATTGAGGATGTTTATCAGCGCCTGAACACCGAGGGTCGCTATAACTAATTCGGGAATACCACCACCCAAGTGTAGTGTGAGCGGAACCACGGTGATGGTCAGTAAACTGCATGCAACCTGATTTATCCCATTCAGATAGCCTTGCTGCACTCCTAACTGTACACGTTGGATCAGACTGGCCGGAATGTTAACTGCTAGGATGATGGCAAAGATAGTCAGCGCCTTCAGCACCTCTGGGCGGTTCTCGATCGAGATTGAACCCGCCAGCGCTGTTGGTTCGGTACTAAACATTGACCAAAGGGTCCAGGCCAGGAAAAGCAAGCACCCCACCATGCAAGTGATTGCATAGCCAGACACCAGCGTTCGTCGTAATAATATAGGGCCGCCAGCGGTTTTGGCCTTGGTGGCCTGATTTAGAACACCGTTACCAATACCTAAATCCGCAAACGCCATGAACCCCTGAAATGCGCTGAGCATCATCCAAACTCCGAACAGCTCCGGGTGAAGGCTATGCCGGGCCATTGGCAACGTGAACAAAACTGCGATGCCTTGGCTCAATCGCCCTAAATAGGTTGCCCCAGCTACGGCAATCACACGCTTTGTACGTGTGTCGGTGCTCCGTAAGGAGGTTATTATACTACGGATGTAAGAGGTCTTTAGATTGTTTTGCAAGAGACCTCCAACGTAATTGATTTGATGCTGCAGTGTTTTGCTTGAGTTGGAAATTGAATTTTTTGGAGGCCATTATTATCTATCGTCGTAGCCATGCTGTCTTAACAGAGTTTGTCGTTTGGCCTGCGTAAGATCATGCGCCACCATTTCCCGGCACATATCTCGTGTGCTGATTTTAGGTGTCCAACCGAGTCGTTCCCTGGCTTTGCTATAATCTCCCAAGAGTGTTTCCACCTCGGTTGCTCTGAAGTATTTCGGATCAACCCGGATGATGGTTTGCCCGGCATGCAGTGCGGGGGCATGATTGCCCGTGATGGCTTCAACCACCGCATGTTCGTCCATCCCCTGTCCCTTGAACTGCAGCGCTATGCCCAATTCCTCAGCCGCCCAGACAATGAACTGGCGCACGCTGTACTGGCGGCCGGTGGCAATCACAAAATCCTCGGGCTGGTCCTGTTGCAGCATCAGCCACTGCATCTCCACATAATCCTGAGCATGGCCCCAGTCGCGGAGGGCGTCGAGGTTGCCCAGATAAAGGCAGTCTTCCAGGCCTTGGGCAATATTGGCCAGCCCACGGGTGATCTTGCGGGTGACAAAGGTCTCTCCACGCCGAGAACTTTCATGATTGAACAGGATGCCATTACAGGCATACATGCCATAGGCCTCCCGGTAATTGACCGTGATCCAGTAGGCGTAGAGCTTGGCCACCGCATAGGGGCTGCGGGGGTAAAAGGGCGTGTTTTCGTTTTGGGGCACTTGCTGCACCTGGCCGAACAGCTCGCTGGTGCTGGCCTGGTAGAATCGGGTTTTACTTTCCAGGCCGAGGGTGCGGATTGCCTCCAGGATCCTCAGGGTACCCAGCGCGTCGACGTTGGCTGTGTACTCGGGGCTATCAAAGCTGACCTTGACGTGGCTCTGCGCGGCCAGGTTGTAGATCTCGTCAGGCTGGGTTTCCTGGATGATGCGGATCAGATTGCCGGTGTCGGTGAGATCGCCGTAATGGAGGCGGAAGCGGAGGTTTTCGTGATGGGGATCCTGATAGAGGTGATCAATGCGCTGGGTGTTGAAGGAGCTGGCCCGGCGTTTAATGCCATGCACAAAATAGCCCTTCTCAAGGAGAAATTCCGTCAGATAGGAGCCGTCCTGGCCGGTAATGCCGGTGATGAGGGCAACTTTGGGTGGATCCTGCATGATGTTCAAGCCCTTTCCTTAAGAAAACTTTTGTAGGTCTGCCTGAGGCCATGTTCCAAATCGATGGTTGCCCGCCAGCCCAAGGAGCGCAACAGTTGTGAATCGAGCAGTTTTTGCGGGGTGCCGTCAGGTTTTGTCGTGTCGTAGGTGATATTGCCGGAATAGCCGACGATCCGGGAAATGGTTGCTGCCAGTTCGGCAATACTGACGTCGTTGCCAAAGCCCACGTTGATGTGGCTCTGCATGGGAGAAGTATGACGGGCAATCACCTCCCTTGGCAGATTCATGACATGGATGCAGGCCGACGCAAGGTCGTCAACGTGGAGAAATTCGCGTCGTGGCTTGCCGGTTCCCCAGATGACGGTCGAGGGAGTATTGTTAACCTTGGCTTCATGGAACCGGCGAATCAGGGCAGGAATGACATGACTGTGTTCTGGATGGTAGTTGTCTCCAGGACCGTAGAGGTTAGTGGGCATTACACTGCGAAAATCGGTTCCATGGCTGCTGCCATGCTGCCGGTTAAAACTTTCGCACAGCTTGATGCCGGCAATCTTGGCAATGGCATAGGGCTCATTGGTCGGTTCAAGAGGGCCGGTCAATAAAGCATCTTCAGGTATCGGCTGGCAGGCAAATTTGGGGTAGATGCAGCTTGAGCCGAGAAAGAGCAGTTTTTTAACCCCTACCTGCCAGGCGGCATGGATGACATTAGCCTCCAGCATCAGATTCTGATAGATGAAATCCGCCGGAAAAATTGAATTTGCATGAATGCCGCCTACCCGTGCGGCCGCCAGATAGACCTGCTCCGGCCTGGTGGTTATGAAAAAATCACGGACCGTCGATTGATTGGTTAAGTCGAGCTCGCTGTGGGTGCGGGTAACGAAGTTGTGCTGCCCACGGGCTTGAAGTGCCCTGACGATTGCTGAACCCACCATGCCGCGGTGTCCGGCGACGTATATGAGAGGTTGGCGATGCATAGGCGGTTTTTGTATGGGCGTTATGCTTTATTGTCTTCCAGGTTCCACAGCACGAACTCCGGTCGGTTGTTGAGGATGGCTGCGTTTTTCTCGTATTCGTCCATGGTTAAGGTCAATGTTCTGATCTTTTGCTTGATGTAGCGCTCGGTTTTGGTGGTGAGATCCAGCGGATTAGTGGTGTCTATGTCACCAATGAGGATAAGGTCAATAATACCAGTGTCCTTCCCGTCTGCGTAATCATCGATCAGCAACGCCTGTTGCAGGTGGGCCATCCGTTCGGTATAATCAGGAAAAATGTCATCTAATTTGTTTGTTTATCGTTGTTAATGATGTGATAACCGCCAGACTTGGGTGCGCCGCGAAATTCAACGGCTCCTGCCTCCCTTAAGAGCTTGAGCCAGCGTTCTATATTTTTTTGCGAGGTTTGCAGGGCAGATGCAAAAAACGGTGCTCTTTTTCCCTCATTTTCCCTGATGAGCGTAAG
Coding sequences within it:
- a CDS encoding glycosyltransferase family 2 protein, encoding MEQKTKYEVTVLLPAYNEEGVIGSTVEKIRALHPDFEILVVDDGSTDNTLQEAMAAGANVWPHPYNIGNGAAIKSGLRCAQGEWVLMMDADGQHRPEDIARLLEHKDQFDMVVGARTTQSETSAHRDLANWVYNKFASYVTRFKVQDLTSGFRLVRLSVAKQFIYLLPNTFSYPSTLTLGYLRSGRSVKYIPIQTKARKGKSKIKLLRDGTRFFLIITKIATLFSPFRVFLPMSFFFFMTGSCYYSYTFVTQGRFTNMSALLFNSSIIIFMIGLVAEQISQMRYDRVE
- a CDS encoding glycosyltransferase, yielding MKPKLLVVTSTFPRWPDDTDPPFVYELSRRLTDTFDVTVHTPHYPGALENEQMGGVRIHRFRYFFTDFERLAGGQGIVPKLRRSKLYYFLLPFFLFAQFFSLLLLIVKIRPDVIHAHWLIPQGFWAIAAKKIFKIPVIITAHGADVFSFRSQALNMVKKWIVNNADRMVTVSSALARVLCDDTHSHRQPDIIPMGVDASLFSPEKKRQAIRDQFGIHGPFLLFVGRLTEIKGGQYLIDAMPKVIEQFPEAKLLIVGHGEMEQELRAQARMYGFEEVVLFAGGIANMQLPAYYATADIFIGPSIQLEGGDIEGFGLTFVEAMMSGCLVIGTRVGGIEDIIQDGDTGYLVPPADANVLSAKIVDVITAINQLNIMRVKARNAAVGQFDWNLITAKYKNAYLAHL
- a CDS encoding FkbM family methyltransferase, with product MNKEYFYKKINAIFSLFGFKIVRNISDDLSMESMIKRLSLLNININTIVDIGASDGKWSVSCMDYFPRAQYLAIEPLEERKEPLEVCKSRFKNFNYALCVAGDIDGGEVGLKVTEDLDGSTIDGINQGVLRLCRMRSVDSLISELSLPGPYLIKFDTHGYEIPILSGCKKILLNTNAIIMETYNFDISPKSIMFYEMCIHMNKLGFRSANLANPMLRLYDKMFWQCDILFLRNDHESFFYRNYR
- a CDS encoding glycosyltransferase — translated: MRIWLICKRYYTNKDLIKDRFGRLYHLPKQWVANGAEVWVNAIDYRNSNCDELTIEGIHFQTTPATLANILPLPYSLYRYCRRVKPDIILASGDSHIGFMALLIAKKLNVPFVFDVYDYYPVFKGNRILGMKTMFRYAVQKADLVLCASIPLLDRLACLNHNRLLVENGVDTALFAPIAMSQARKALHLEQEGIFIGYFGSINVARGPLLIEACRMLRKDFPPLQLLLAGKVDGVELNDTWIRYLGNLPQRDIPTLINACNVVTIPYADTPFNRMCGACKIGEYLACGKPVVATCVSGHELIFSGMVATVCEPTSQGVADAVKKQLVAPEIMGFPTHLGWENIGKTVQKKLQGIIQK
- a CDS encoding glycosyltransferase, which encodes MNGYVSSENPHTPNLLSPSRPRRIGLLAHGFANWGGGIDFLRLIATSLQLAAPEAELHVLIPTCGPLVQLHNLRNWTRAKLGRTTMDADRPPPIHLEGAFEGTSATLHKIDQGPNSIALASRRLKLEALLPAINPLPAGRTPWVGYIFDFQHKHLPQFFSDHERTERDQAFAQMLNSADAVIVNARDVAKDIDFFYPNRRARVFVMPFSPAASNDAFAVPPEEAIARYEVQKPYFIICNQFWKHKDHGTAFKAFAEVAKRHPKLSLVCTGATTDHRFPDYFTGLMEQVRRDRTYNRIHPLGLIPKVDQLSLLRGAVALVQPTLFEGGPGGGAVYDAVALGTKSIVSDIPVNTEINDSTVSFYKAGDASSLTVAMEVALRTQAASLVSTEPSTLIQLGIKRRRICGKLLFQAVTYVTRADSGL
- a CDS encoding glycosyltransferase, which encodes MKFFCVTPCLNSEQTIERTVRSIVEQTVFKSSDNYLYYIICDGLSSDNTVGVVKKFIDNNKLNNNIKVFVISEKDKGMYDAIAKGFDLSPVCDVYSYLNSGDYYSPYAFEIVSSVFNDCGVRFLTGANVYYNENGYMVNFFIPIRYKKELLLKGFYGKILPFVQQESTFWGNEMHEMIDTVTFRELKYAGDYYLWKTFIKKSNLYIVHAWLGGFSKHENQLSVINYNDYIDEMNILSEKYNLKNLIESFFELFILYFPESVKRKYFNNVIVYDNLLGKYKIIKK
- a CDS encoding glycosyltransferase family 2 protein, which gives rise to MAKVPELFIVITDFNGFQQTKNCLDALRRSVYQDFTVVVVDHGTTSETQQSLEREYPDVVRIVGSPELWWTGATNLGVRHALNCGAELVMLLNNDCYVTPETIGELIALWRENPPALIAPVQRDWKTREILSITPRSCFLLGFPTIPGPKILTAAMYDQRLLPTRLIVGGRGVLIPVSIFQEIGLLDERNLPHYGADHDFYMRALSEGIPLFAAARAIVEIDAKRTTIAIDMRSLSWKNWLETLFSFKSHKNLKHISTLFFKHYPVKNFYIVGVFLYLMRYLILYLWCKIKLIF